DNA from Mesorhizobium sp. DCY119:
GCGTCGCCCAGAACCTGATGCGCGAGCAGCGTGCGGTCGACAACACCGTCCTTCGCCGTTCCGGGAAACGCCGCCTCCACCAGGGGTGCGGCCTTCCCGGCATAAAGACGATGGACGGTTTCGTCGGAATCATGCACCGGCACGCCGGCATCGGCAAACATCTTGGCCGTCGTCGACTTGCCCATGCCGATCGACCCGGTCAACCCCAGTACGATCATTTGGCACCCAGATCCGAAACGATGAGGCTGCGCAGTTCCGGCGTAACCTCCGGCCTGACGCCGAACCAGCGCTCGAAGCCCGGAACCGCCTGATGCAGCAACATGCCGAGGCCGTCGACGGTCTTCAGTCCCCGCATTCGCGCCGCAGCAAGCAGCGGTGTCTCCAGCGGTACATAGACAATGTCTGTAACGATGGCATGGTCGGGCAGATGTGACGGGTCGGCCGGGATCTCGGCGTTTCCATGCATGCCAAGCGCCGTTGTGTTGACCAACAGGCCGGCGTCGGAGAGCAGTTCCGAAACGGCATCGGAGGGATGGGCCGAAACACCTTCGCCAAAGCGATCAGCCAGTTCAGCTGCGCGCGCGACAGTCCGGTTGACGATGCGGATATCGGTAAACCCGCGCTGTTTCAGCGCGAAAATGACGGCGCGGGACGCGCCGCCGGCACCCAGCACGACGGCGGCTCCGGCTTTCGTCCAGCCCGGCGCATATTCATCGAGATTGGCGGCAAAGCCGTGTGCATCGGTGTTGGTGGCGCAGAGCTGGCCATCCTCGAACCACAAGGTGTTGACCGCGCCGATTTCCTCGGCGGCGGCGTCACGACGATCAGCGAAGCGGTAGGCTGCTTCCTTGTGCGGTATCGTGATATTGCCGCCGGCCAGCCCGTTTTCGGCCAATCCGCCGAGAAAAGCTTCGAAATTCTCCGGCGCCATATCGATGGCATCGTAGAAGCCGGCGATGCCATGCTTTTTCAGCCAAAAACCATGGATTTTCGGCGAACGCGAATGGGCGATCGGGTGACCGCACACGAACGCCTTAACGGCACGATCAGCCATCGATCGCTCCGAGATCGCGCAGCTTCGCCAGAAGCGGCAGCAGCGGCAGGCCGACAATGGTAAAATAGTCGCCGTCGATCTTTTCGAAGAGCTGGATGCCCTCACCTTCGATCTGATAGGCGCCGACGCTTGCCAGCGCCTTGTCGCCGACTCTCGCCAGGTGGCGGCCGATAAAGGCGGGATCGAGCTTGCGCATGGTCAGCCGCGCGACGCTGACGTCACGCCATAGCGTTTCGCCGTCCCGCACCAGAACGACGGCGCTGTTGAGCTGATGCGTCTTGCCGGAGAGATCGAGCAGATGCCGGCGTGCGTCTTCCTTGTCGCGGGGTTTATGGAAAACGCGGTCGCCCAGCGAAAGCGTCTGGTCGCAGCCGATCACGAGAGCCCCGGGATGGCTTTCGCTGACATTGATTGCCTTGGCCTCGGCCAGGATCGACGCGACATCTTCCGGCGTAGCGCCTGTGCCCTCGAGCGGCGCTTCGAGTGCCCTCTCATCCACATCGGCCGGGATTGCGGTGAATTCGATGCCGGCATTGGCCAGAAGCGCCTTCCGGAACGGGCTTGCCGAAGCCAGTATGATTTTCGCTGCCATGCAAACCTCGGTCGAAGTGACGGTCGCGCTTCGACTAGCGCGTCTTGCCGCGCAGGGCAACGATTGCGGCTGCCGTTTCCTCGATGGAACGACGGCTGACATCGATCATCGGCCAGTTGTGCCGCGTGCAGATCTGCCGCGCATAGGCAAGTTCCTCGGCAATCGACGCCCTGTCGACATAGCCTTGTGAATCATAACCGGTGGTCGTTCCCAGCACCCGGTTCTGACGGACCTGCGAGACACGCTCGGCGGTGGCGACCAGGCCAACGATGAGGGGTTTCCTGGCGTCAGCCAAGCTCTCCGGCAGCGGCACGCCGAGAACGATCGGGATGTTGGCGGTCTTGATGCCGCGATTGGCCAGATAGATGCTGGTCGGCGTCTTTGAGGTTCGCGATATGCCGATGAGAACGACATCAGCCTCGTCGACATCGCCGGGCAACTGGCCGTCGTCATGCTCCATGGTGAAGTTCAGCGCATCGATGCGCCGGAAATATTCAGCATCCAGCACATGTTGCGCACCGACCCGGCGCCCGGCCGGCGTACCGAGATAGGACTGGAAGACCGCAAGCACCGGCTCCAGCACGGAAACGCAAGGCAAGCCCATTTCGGCGCAGCGCGCATCGATCTGGCCGGCAAGGTTCTGGTCGACAAGCGTATAGAGAACGATGCCGGGCTCTTCCTCGATATCCTCGAACACCTTCATCAGCTGCTTGTCGGTGCGGATGAGCGGATAGATGTGCTCGATCGCCCTTGCATCCTTGTATTGCGCGGATGCCGCCCGCCCGGCGGCCAGCAGCGTCTCGCCGGTAGCGTCCGAAATAAGGTGAAGATGGAAGAAGCTCTGGGGTTTGTTCACAAGGCGCGCCCGGTTCTGTGGTCAAATGTGGATAAGCAGGACATTTGCCCCTCTCGGCCAGAGCGGACTGTATCAGAAGCCAGCTTGTCCACAATTCGCCCTGCTGTCCGTTTCGTTTCCGCGGCAAGGAGGGTTATGGGGATAAGTCGAACAAGCCTTCGACAACTGTCATCGGCCTGAAATTTTCAACCTATCAAGGCTTTGTAATTCCTGGCTGAAATCTGCTCGTCCCCAGAGTTTTCCAATTCACATCGAAATCGGCGCGACAATATGCTTTCTGGTTACAAAGGCTCGTTCGGGGATAAGTCGCAATTCCCGATTCCAACAGAGTCTAAGAATCAGAAGACTCTTTTCATAGAATTTATATTTATAGAA
Protein-coding regions in this window:
- a CDS encoding pyruvate, water dikinase regulatory protein gives rise to the protein MNKPQSFFHLHLISDATGETLLAAGRAASAQYKDARAIEHIYPLIRTDKQLMKVFEDIEEEPGIVLYTLVDQNLAGQIDARCAEMGLPCVSVLEPVLAVFQSYLGTPAGRRVGAQHVLDAEYFRRIDALNFTMEHDDGQLPGDVDEADVVLIGISRTSKTPTSIYLANRGIKTANIPIVLGVPLPESLADARKPLIVGLVATAERVSQVRQNRVLGTTTGYDSQGYVDRASIAEELAYARQICTRHNWPMIDVSRRSIEETAAAIVALRGKTR
- a CDS encoding shikimate dehydrogenase, whose amino-acid sequence is MADRAVKAFVCGHPIAHSRSPKIHGFWLKKHGIAGFYDAIDMAPENFEAFLGGLAENGLAGGNITIPHKEAAYRFADRRDAAAEEIGAVNTLWFEDGQLCATNTDAHGFAANLDEYAPGWTKAGAAVVLGAGGASRAVIFALKQRGFTDIRIVNRTVARAAELADRFGEGVSAHPSDAVSELLSDAGLLVNTTALGMHGNAEIPADPSHLPDHAIVTDIVYVPLETPLLAAARMRGLKTVDGLGMLLHQAVPGFERWFGVRPEVTPELRSLIVSDLGAK
- a CDS encoding Maf-like protein, which codes for MAAKIILASASPFRKALLANAGIEFTAIPADVDERALEAPLEGTGATPEDVASILAEAKAINVSESHPGALVIGCDQTLSLGDRVFHKPRDKEDARRHLLDLSGKTHQLNSAVVLVRDGETLWRDVSVARLTMRKLDPAFIGRHLARVGDKALASVGAYQIEGEGIQLFEKIDGDYFTIVGLPLLPLLAKLRDLGAIDG